A stretch of the Sulfolobus acidocaldarius SUSAZ genome encodes the following:
- a CDS encoding cell division protein FtsY (signal recognition protein receptor; functions in the targeting and insertion of membrane proteins), which translates to MICFDRLKKAFSNFLDKISGEENKKEPETRQTDQLESKKEETIQQQQNIQQPQEENKIEQKQEKISVQTAQANKQESKRSFFDFLKYKTIKEDDLNNVIEELRFQLLDSDVSYEVTEKILEDLKNNLIGKKVSRREEVEEIVINTLKKSITEILTKNQKTDLIEKIRSSGKKPFVIIFFGVNGVGKTTTIAKVVNMLKKNNLSTIIAASDTFRAAAQEQLAYHASKLEVQLIRGKYGGDPASVAFDAISFAKSRNIDVVLIDTAGRMHIDSDLVEELKRVLRIAKPDFRILILDSLAGSDALEQARHFENNVGYDAVILTKVDADAKGGIALSLAYELKKPVVYMGVGQNYDDLIPFSPDWFVERIFSS; encoded by the coding sequence ATAATTTGTTTTGATAGATTAAAAAAAGCATTCTCAAATTTTTTAGATAAAATTAGTGGAGAAGAGAATAAAAAGGAACCTGAAACCAGACAAACAGACCAATTAGAAAGTAAAAAAGAAGAGACTATACAACAACAGCAAAATATACAACAGCCACAAGAGGAAAATAAAATTGAGCAAAAACAGGAAAAAATTTCAGTTCAAACAGCTCAAGCAAATAAGCAGGAGAGTAAAAGATCCTTCTTTGATTTCCTGAAGTATAAAACGATAAAAGAGGACGACCTTAATAACGTAATAGAAGAACTCAGATTTCAACTTCTTGATTCTGACGTATCTTATGAAGTTACGGAAAAAATACTAGAAGATCTTAAAAATAATCTAATAGGGAAAAAGGTCAGTAGAAGAGAGGAAGTTGAGGAAATAGTAATAAATACTCTAAAAAAATCTATAACAGAGATTTTAACAAAAAATCAAAAAACAGATTTGATAGAAAAAATAAGAAGTAGTGGAAAGAAGCCATTTGTAATAATATTCTTTGGAGTTAATGGAGTAGGTAAAACTACTACTATAGCAAAAGTAGTAAACATGCTGAAGAAAAATAATTTATCTACGATTATTGCAGCCTCAGATACATTTAGAGCTGCGGCGCAAGAGCAGTTAGCTTATCACGCATCAAAATTAGAGGTTCAATTAATAAGAGGAAAATACGGTGGTGATCCAGCGTCAGTAGCATTCGATGCCATAAGTTTTGCTAAGAGCAGAAATATAGATGTAGTACTTATTGATACAGCCGGGAGAATGCATATAGACTCTGATTTAGTTGAAGAACTTAAGAGGGTTTTAAGGATAGCAAAACCTGATTTTAGGATCTTGATATTAGATTCGCTAGCAGGAAGTGATGCATTAGAACAGGCTAGACATTTTGAAAATAATGTTGGATATGATGCAGTAATTCTTACCAAAGTAGATGCAGATGCTAAAGGTGGAATAGCTCTTTCATTAGCGTATGAATTGAAAAAACCTGTAGTATATATGGGAGTAGGTCAGAATTATGACGATTTAATTCCCTTCTCACCAGACTGGTTTGTAGAAAGGATATTCAGTAGTTAA
- a CDS encoding preprotein translocase subunit SecE gives MKISDIIKRLREDWKRIISVAKKPDKDSFNYSIRLTLLVMAVVGLIAYIVQLTTSLIIR, from the coding sequence ATGAAAATTTCTGACATTATAAAAAGGCTACGAGAAGACTGGAAGAGAATAATTAGTGTAGCCAAGAAACCAGACAAAGATTCATTTAATTACAGTATTAGGCTTACACTTTTAGTTATGGCTGTAGTTGGTCTCATCGCTTACATTGTACAGTTAACTACATCACTAATAATAAGGTAA
- a CDS encoding alanyl-tRNA synthetase produces the protein MVKANENEYRLNFFLSRGYERKICRSCSTPFWTLDKLKENCSDVPCTDYYFFDINIKSPPLTVRESREKFLRFFEKRGHTIVPPKPVVAKWRDDLYLTIASIVDFQPFVTSGLAKPPANPLVVSQPCIRLEDVDNVGITFGRHLTTFEMAAHHAFNYPDKQIYWKDETVAFAKEFFTEELGIPEDQLNFKESWWEGGGNAGPCFEVTVGGLELATLVFMQYEIRGQDYVPLKLKIVDTGYGVERIAWFTQRTPTAFHAIYGNLVGSFYKKIGVSEVNNELLKAAAIYAGRIDPDIKETITTHREHLAKQLGLDLKYVNEELTRAARVFQVLDHTKTIALMLADGLVPSNSGEGYLGRLLIRRALRVLRLLGSDVKLHELIKDQIDYWKEDFPQMLKNKNYIIDAVINEEEKYNDTISKIPSILSTLSKKSKVDLDELINIYDSNGISPDLILDEARKRNINISVEIPHNFYSIVAKKHQNALVRENKKDKIPKEVIDEINNKKIEPTVPLYYKDQYLRTFNAKVLLNYKNFLVLDQTTFYPEGGGQIGDTGIIRSIEGNKQVKVVDTQKYKGVIVHILDKDSPFIQGEQVYGEIDWQRRYRIMKHHTVTHVILSATRKVLGEHAWQAGAEKTEYKGRLDVTHYKLPTEEEIRKIEDFANYIINDRRKVRPLYIERTEAEMKYGVSIYAGGIPEGSEIRLIEIENWDIEGCGGTHLINTGEIGGVKIVNVEKLQDGVIRLEYVAGDMVSNYARQQDEKLNEISKLLNSPISQINVRLKKHLEEHENLQNLLDKYRKILLDRIQEIAERISVNGITIYILRDFIDEQLIKEVMRKITSNNQNIVISIRGKDTKNVEIATSKDIKVDKIVDELRKIGGRGGGKGTYGSVSITVEEEKIIDTIKSAITNGV, from the coding sequence ATGGTCAAAGCAAACGAGAACGAGTACAGGTTAAACTTTTTTCTGTCAAGAGGATATGAGAGAAAAATTTGTAGATCCTGTTCTACTCCATTTTGGACTTTAGATAAGTTAAAGGAAAATTGTTCAGATGTTCCTTGTACTGACTATTACTTCTTTGATATCAACATTAAATCTCCCCCATTAACAGTAAGAGAATCAAGAGAAAAATTTCTAAGATTCTTTGAGAAGAGAGGACACACCATAGTTCCACCTAAACCCGTAGTTGCCAAGTGGAGAGATGATCTTTATCTCACTATAGCTAGTATAGTTGACTTTCAACCATTTGTAACGAGTGGATTAGCTAAACCACCTGCAAATCCACTAGTAGTTTCTCAGCCATGTATAAGACTAGAGGACGTGGATAACGTAGGAATAACATTTGGAAGGCACTTGACCACATTCGAAATGGCTGCTCATCATGCATTCAATTATCCTGATAAACAAATTTATTGGAAAGATGAAACAGTAGCATTTGCTAAGGAGTTTTTCACAGAAGAACTAGGAATCCCTGAAGATCAGTTAAACTTTAAAGAATCATGGTGGGAAGGAGGAGGTAATGCTGGTCCATGTTTCGAAGTAACAGTAGGAGGCTTAGAATTAGCAACACTAGTATTTATGCAATATGAAATTAGGGGACAAGATTACGTACCCTTAAAACTTAAGATTGTTGATACAGGATATGGTGTTGAAAGAATCGCATGGTTTACACAAAGAACCCCAACAGCCTTCCATGCAATTTATGGTAATTTAGTGGGTTCATTCTATAAAAAGATTGGCGTTAGCGAAGTAAACAATGAGTTACTTAAAGCTGCTGCTATATACGCAGGTAGAATAGATCCTGACATAAAAGAGACCATAACTACCCATAGAGAGCATTTAGCAAAACAATTAGGTCTCGATTTGAAGTATGTAAATGAGGAACTTACCAGAGCTGCCAGAGTATTTCAGGTCCTTGATCACACAAAAACAATTGCCCTCATGTTAGCAGATGGACTTGTACCCTCTAACTCAGGTGAGGGATATCTAGGGAGGTTATTAATTAGAAGAGCTCTCAGAGTCCTTAGATTATTAGGTAGTGATGTCAAGCTACATGAACTAATAAAGGATCAAATTGATTATTGGAAAGAAGATTTTCCACAGATGTTAAAGAATAAAAACTATATAATTGACGCAGTAATAAATGAGGAGGAGAAGTATAATGATACAATAAGCAAAATTCCTTCTATACTCTCAACGTTATCTAAAAAGAGCAAAGTTGACTTAGATGAACTAATTAACATATACGATTCTAATGGTATTTCCCCAGATCTAATATTAGATGAAGCTAGAAAAAGGAATATAAATATTAGTGTTGAAATTCCTCATAACTTCTACTCCATTGTAGCAAAGAAACATCAAAATGCTCTAGTAAGAGAAAATAAGAAGGATAAAATTCCCAAAGAAGTTATTGATGAAATAAACAATAAAAAAATAGAGCCAACTGTTCCTCTCTACTATAAAGATCAATATCTGAGGACATTCAATGCAAAAGTATTATTAAATTATAAAAATTTCCTAGTACTAGATCAAACAACATTCTATCCTGAGGGTGGAGGTCAAATAGGTGATACGGGAATTATAAGATCAATTGAAGGTAATAAGCAGGTCAAAGTAGTTGATACGCAAAAGTATAAGGGAGTTATTGTACATATACTTGACAAAGATTCCCCCTTCATTCAAGGAGAACAAGTATATGGTGAAATAGACTGGCAAAGAAGATATAGAATTATGAAGCACCACACAGTTACACATGTGATTTTATCAGCCACAAGAAAAGTATTGGGAGAACATGCATGGCAAGCAGGAGCTGAGAAAACAGAGTATAAAGGGAGACTTGACGTAACTCACTATAAGTTGCCTACAGAAGAAGAGATAAGGAAAATAGAAGATTTTGCTAACTACATAATTAATGACCGCAGAAAAGTTAGACCACTATATATTGAGAGGACTGAAGCTGAAATGAAATATGGAGTTTCTATATATGCTGGAGGAATACCTGAAGGATCTGAGATAAGACTAATAGAAATAGAAAATTGGGATATAGAGGGATGCGGAGGGACCCATCTCATAAACACCGGAGAAATTGGAGGAGTTAAAATAGTGAACGTCGAAAAACTTCAAGACGGTGTAATAAGACTAGAATATGTAGCTGGTGATATGGTATCCAATTATGCAAGACAACAGGACGAGAAATTAAATGAAATCTCGAAATTACTGAATTCGCCTATATCTCAGATTAATGTAAGACTCAAAAAACATTTAGAAGAACATGAGAACTTGCAGAATTTGTTAGACAAATACCGTAAAATCTTATTGGATAGAATACAAGAGATTGCAGAGAGAATAAGCGTCAATGGAATTACTATATATATATTGAGAGACTTCATAGATGAACAGCTTATAAAAGAAGTAATGAGGAAGATCACATCTAACAATCAAAATATTGTAATTAGTATCAGAGGCAAAGATACAAAGAACGTTGAAATAGCGACATCAAAGGACATAAAGGTTGATAAAATCGTGGATGAATTAAGGAAAATTGGTGGAAGAGGAGGAGGAAAAGGAACATATGGAAGTGTTTCAATAACCGTTGAAGAGGAAAAGATAATTGATACAATTAAGTCAGCAATTACTAATGGCGTATGA
- a CDS encoding transcription antitermination protein NusG, translating into MEDFKYRNYYVLRVTGGQEINVALILEERIKTNNINEIFSVVVPPNIKGYVILEATGPHVVKLISSGIRHVKGVAHGLIQKEDVTKFVSKSVALPAVKEGDLVEVISGPFRGMQAQVVRVESTKNEVVLNILESSYPVQVTVPLEQVKPVKR; encoded by the coding sequence ATGGAGGACTTCAAGTACAGAAATTATTACGTCCTAAGAGTTACAGGAGGACAAGAAATTAACGTGGCTCTTATTTTAGAAGAAAGAATAAAAACAAATAATATAAATGAGATCTTTTCCGTAGTAGTCCCACCTAATATAAAGGGTTATGTGATACTTGAAGCCACCGGACCTCATGTAGTAAAATTAATTTCATCAGGGATAAGACACGTTAAAGGAGTAGCTCATGGACTAATTCAGAAAGAAGATGTTACAAAATTTGTTTCTAAGTCGGTTGCATTACCCGCTGTGAAAGAAGGAGACTTAGTAGAGGTAATTAGTGGTCCATTTAGAGGTATGCAGGCACAAGTGGTGAGAGTAGAATCAACAAAAAATGAAGTAGTTTTAAATATTTTAGAATCCTCATATCCTGTTCAGGTTACAGTTCCTTTGGAACAAGTTAAACCTGTTAAGAGGTGA
- the rpl12p gene encoding 50S ribosomal protein L12 (similar to eukaryotic L12), with protein sequence MEYIYASLLLHAAKKEISEENIKNVLSAAGITVDEVRLKAVAAALKEVNIDEILKTATAMPVAAVAAPAGQQTQQTAEKKEEKKEEEKKGPSEEEIGGGLSSLFG encoded by the coding sequence ATGGAGTACATATACGCAAGTTTACTATTGCACGCAGCTAAGAAAGAAATAAGTGAGGAAAACATAAAGAATGTATTAAGTGCAGCAGGAATAACAGTGGATGAAGTTAGACTAAAAGCTGTAGCAGCTGCTTTAAAAGAAGTAAATATAGACGAAATATTGAAGACAGCCACTGCCATGCCTGTAGCAGCAGTAGCAGCCCCTGCAGGTCAACAGACACAGCAGACAGCTGAGAAGAAAGAAGAAAAGAAAGAAGAAGAAAAGAAAGGACCAAGCGAAGAAGAGATAGGCGGAGGCTTATCATCACTATTCGGTTAA
- the rpl39e gene encoding 50S ribosomal protein L39 (part of the polypeptide exit tunnel in the 50S ribosomal complex) — translation MSKHKSLGKKLRLGKALKRNSPIPAWVIIKTQAEIRFNPLRRNWRRNNLKV, via the coding sequence ATGAGCAAGCATAAGTCCTTAGGCAAAAAATTGAGACTAGGCAAAGCGTTAAAAAGAAACTCTCCTATTCCTGCTTGGGTCATAATAAAAACTCAAGCTGAGATAAGGTTTAATCCGTTAAGGAGAAATTGGAGAAGAAATAATTTAAAGGTGTGA
- a CDS encoding prefoldin subunit alpha — MSEEAEQQQAAEYIAYLYDQATALRQYIDTLQKNLAEVLESLEAVRASKSAVDEIGKENQEYLLFGDRKGNIVFKVNSVDKNKVLIHLGLNYYAEVDPQAAKKILDDREQQLAEVSKNIQGELSKSIDAYNQIAEILSQVQGKKGE; from the coding sequence ATGAGTGAAGAAGCAGAGCAACAACAAGCGGCTGAATATATAGCATACCTGTATGATCAAGCAACTGCACTAAGACAATATATAGATACCCTTCAGAAGAACCTAGCAGAGGTACTAGAATCATTGGAAGCAGTAAGAGCGTCAAAAAGTGCCGTGGACGAGATAGGTAAGGAAAATCAGGAATACTTGTTATTTGGCGACAGAAAAGGCAATATAGTATTCAAGGTAAACAGTGTAGATAAGAATAAGGTTCTAATACACTTAGGATTAAATTATTACGCAGAAGTTGATCCACAAGCAGCTAAGAAAATTCTGGATGATAGAGAGCAACAGTTGGCTGAAGTATCTAAAAATATACAAGGTGAATTATCTAAGTCAATAGACGCCTATAATCAAATTGCAGAAATTCTTTCTCAAGTGCAAGGTAAAAAAGGTGAATAA
- a CDS encoding translation initiation factor IF-6: MILDKLSIFGTDNIGIYIFTNDKYTIIPKIDDKEVIEKIQGILKTEIIQTTISKSVLVGILVTGNNDVILLPRTALADEIKIIKEQAKDVRVEVVDIRPTALGNIILSNTHGALIYQDLSEAEINKVKKALQIDNAIKGTIANIITVGSVAVITDKAGLVHIDATEEELKKLSELFKVKLDSGTVNFGSVFIRSGLVANRNGVLVGSSTTGAEILRIQRAFSD; the protein is encoded by the coding sequence ATGATCTTAGATAAGTTATCAATTTTTGGTACAGACAATATAGGTATTTATATATTTACTAATGATAAATATACAATTATACCTAAAATAGACGACAAAGAAGTAATAGAGAAAATTCAGGGAATACTAAAAACAGAAATTATACAGACTACCATATCTAAAAGCGTGCTAGTAGGTATTTTGGTTACAGGAAATAATGATGTAATCCTCTTACCTAGAACAGCTCTGGCAGATGAAATAAAGATCATAAAGGAACAGGCTAAAGACGTAAGAGTTGAGGTTGTGGATATTAGACCTACCGCTTTAGGAAATATCATATTATCCAATACTCATGGCGCACTTATTTACCAAGATCTTTCTGAGGCGGAAATAAATAAGGTAAAGAAAGCACTGCAGATTGATAATGCAATTAAGGGTACAATAGCGAATATAATTACAGTAGGATCAGTGGCAGTAATTACAGACAAAGCTGGTTTAGTACATATTGACGCAACTGAAGAAGAGTTGAAAAAATTGAGTGAATTATTTAAAGTAAAGTTAGATTCTGGAACTGTAAATTTTGGGAGCGTCTTTATAAGAAGTGGATTAGTGGCTAACAGAAATGGAGTTCTAGTAGGTTCCTCAACAACGGGAGCAGAGATTTTAAGAATCCAAAGAGCATTTAGTGATTAG
- a CDS encoding acetoin utilization protein, with amino-acid sequence MIGLAVTTTKKIAKWKVDEVAELTEKLKTHKTIIIANIEGFPADKLHEIRKKLRGKADIKVTKNNLFNIALKNAGYDSKLFESYLTGPNAFIFANTNPFELQLFLSKFKLKRYALPGDKADEEVVVPAGDTGIAAGPMLSVFGKLKIKTKVQDGKIHILQDTTVAKPGDEIPADIVPILQKLGIMPVYVKLNIKIAYDNGVIIPGDKLSINLDDYTNEIRKAHINAFAVATEIAYPEPKVLEFTATKAMRNALALASEIGYITQETAQAVFTKAVMKAYALASSISGKVDLGVQIQAQPQVSEQTAEKKEEKKEEEKKGPSEEEIGGGLSSLFGG; translated from the coding sequence GTGATCGGTTTGGCAGTTACTACAACTAAAAAAATAGCAAAATGGAAAGTAGATGAAGTAGCTGAACTTACTGAAAAATTAAAAACCCATAAAACTATAATAATAGCTAATATAGAGGGTTTTCCTGCAGATAAACTTCATGAAATAAGGAAAAAATTAAGAGGAAAAGCCGACATAAAAGTAACTAAAAACAACTTATTTAACATAGCACTTAAAAATGCAGGGTACGACAGTAAATTATTTGAAAGCTATCTAACTGGACCTAATGCGTTTATATTTGCTAATACTAATCCCTTCGAATTACAGTTATTCCTATCAAAATTTAAATTAAAGAGATATGCCCTGCCAGGAGATAAGGCAGATGAGGAGGTTGTTGTTCCAGCAGGAGATACAGGTATTGCAGCAGGTCCAATGCTTAGTGTGTTCGGAAAGTTGAAAATAAAAACAAAAGTCCAGGATGGAAAAATTCACATATTACAAGACACGACAGTTGCAAAGCCTGGAGATGAGATACCAGCTGATATTGTACCAATATTACAAAAACTAGGAATAATGCCAGTATATGTAAAATTGAACATTAAGATAGCCTATGATAATGGGGTAATAATCCCAGGAGATAAATTATCAATCAACCTTGATGATTATACTAATGAAATCAGAAAAGCTCATATTAACGCATTTGCAGTAGCCACAGAAATAGCATACCCAGAACCAAAGGTCCTTGAATTTACAGCAACAAAAGCTATGAGAAATGCATTAGCTTTAGCCAGTGAGATAGGTTATATAACCCAAGAGACAGCACAGGCAGTATTTACTAAAGCAGTAATGAAAGCATACGCTCTTGCCTCTTCAATAAGTGGAAAAGTAGATTTAGGAGTTCAAATACAAGCACAACCACAGGTCTCTGAGCAGACAGCTGAGAAGAAAGAAGAAAAGAAAGAAGAAGAAAAGAAAGGACCAAGCGAAGAAGAGATAGGCGGAGGCTTATCATCACTATTCGGTGGATGA
- a CDS encoding 50S ribosomal protein L1, translated as MKKVLADKESLIEALKLALSTEYNIKRNFTQSVEIILTFKGIDMKKGDLKLREIVPLPKQPSKAKRVLVVPSFEQLEYAKKASPNVVITREELQKLQGQKRPVKKLARQNEWFLINQESMALAGRILGPALGPRGKFPTPLPNTADISEYINRFKRSVLVKTKDQPQVQVFIGTEDMKPEDLAENAIAVLNAIENKAKVETNLRNIYVKTTMGKAVKVKRA; from the coding sequence GTGAAGAAAGTGTTAGCGGATAAGGAATCATTGATAGAAGCCTTAAAATTGGCACTTAGTACGGAGTATAATATAAAAAGGAACTTTACACAAAGTGTGGAAATTATACTTACGTTTAAAGGAATTGATATGAAGAAAGGTGACCTTAAACTTAGAGAAATAGTTCCCTTACCAAAACAGCCATCTAAAGCAAAGAGAGTTCTTGTTGTTCCGTCCTTCGAACAACTCGAATATGCTAAAAAAGCGTCTCCAAATGTTGTGATAACTAGAGAAGAATTACAAAAATTACAAGGACAAAAAAGACCAGTGAAAAAATTAGCCAGACAAAATGAATGGTTTTTAATTAACCAGGAATCTATGGCACTGGCAGGAAGGATATTAGGACCCGCCTTAGGACCTAGAGGTAAGTTTCCTACACCTTTACCCAATACAGCTGACATCAGTGAATATATTAATAGATTCAAGAGATCAGTTCTAGTAAAGACCAAGGATCAGCCACAAGTTCAAGTATTCATAGGAACCGAGGACATGAAGCCTGAAGACTTAGCTGAGAATGCAATAGCCGTATTAAATGCAATAGAGAATAAAGCAAAGGTAGAAACTAATCTAAGAAATATTTATGTTAAAACAACAATGGGTAAAGCTGTAAAAGTTAAAAGAGCGTGA
- a CDS encoding 50S ribosomal protein L11, which produces MPTKTIKIMVEGGSAKPGPPLGPTLSQLGLNVQEVVKKINDVTAQFKGMSVPVTIEIDSSTKKYDIKVGVPTTTSLLLKAINAQEPSGDPAHKKIGNLNLEQIADIAIKKKPQLSAKTLTAAIKSLLGTARSIGITVEGKDPKDVIKEIDQGKYNDLLTNYEQKWNEAEG; this is translated from the coding sequence TTGCCTACTAAGACAATAAAAATAATGGTAGAAGGAGGTAGTGCTAAACCAGGTCCACCATTGGGACCTACCCTATCACAATTAGGACTTAATGTTCAGGAAGTTGTTAAAAAAATAAATGATGTTACAGCACAATTTAAAGGAATGTCAGTACCAGTCACAATTGAGATCGATAGCTCAACTAAAAAATATGATATAAAAGTTGGAGTACCTACAACAACATCATTATTACTTAAAGCAATAAACGCTCAAGAGCCTTCAGGAGACCCAGCCCACAAGAAGATAGGCAATTTAAACTTAGAACAAATTGCTGACATAGCAATTAAGAAAAAGCCTCAACTTAGCGCAAAAACTCTAACAGCTGCAATAAAGAGTTTACTAGGAACTGCAAGGTCAATAGGTATAACTGTTGAAGGAAAAGATCCTAAAGATGTGATAAAAGAGATTGATCAAGGAAAATACAATGACTTATTAACTAATTATGAACAAAAATGGAATGAAGCAGAAGGGTGA
- a CDS encoding 50S ribosomal protein L31 yields the protein MSQETTATKQEEQKTSELQQQKKEEQKPQQATTTTKEEKKSKPEKENFEMVINFRRVIMGRKTTRTKRAIKYVRYMVKRHFGAEKVIIDPLLAKAITINGRDKIVRRVRIAVKRIGEKTYLARLAIKSE from the coding sequence ATGAGCCAGGAAACTACTGCTACTAAACAAGAAGAGCAAAAAACATCAGAATTACAACAACAGAAGAAAGAGGAACAAAAGCCGCAACAGGCAACAACTACAACGAAAGAAGAAAAGAAATCTAAGCCAGAGAAAGAAAACTTTGAAATGGTTATAAACTTTAGAAGAGTAATAATGGGAAGAAAAACTACCAGAACTAAAAGAGCCATAAAGTATGTGAGATATATGGTAAAGAGACATTTTGGAGCTGAAAAAGTAATTATTGATCCACTATTAGCAAAGGCAATAACCATAAATGGTAGAGATAAAATAGTAAGAAGAGTAAGGATAGCTGTCAAAAGAATCGGAGAAAAAACATATTTAGCTAGACTTGCAATTAAGAGTGAATGA
- a CDS encoding 30S ribosomal protein S19: MITVQMVPADILIPKLAEYLKNNVKELNPPNWVYFAKTASFKERVPDDIENWWYIRAASLLRHLYIYKEPIGLQKTRKLYTGSKRRGTKPPRSVKAPTHSIRTILQQLEKAGLVTKTRRGRSLSPKGRSLLDKLAYEMFKELAEKKQDLKKYLQ; this comes from the coding sequence ATGATAACAGTACAGATGGTTCCAGCTGATATTTTAATCCCTAAACTTGCAGAATATCTAAAGAATAATGTTAAAGAATTGAATCCACCAAATTGGGTCTACTTTGCGAAGACAGCATCTTTCAAGGAAAGAGTGCCTGACGATATAGAAAATTGGTGGTATATAAGAGCAGCCTCCCTATTGAGACACCTGTACATCTATAAAGAACCTATTGGTTTACAAAAAACAAGAAAATTATATACTGGTTCAAAGAGAAGGGGTACTAAACCGCCTAGATCTGTTAAAGCTCCGACTCATTCTATAAGAACAATACTTCAACAATTAGAAAAAGCGGGTCTTGTAACTAAAACTAGGAGAGGAAGGAGTTTATCACCAAAGGGCAGATCCCTTTTAGATAAATTAGCATACGAAATGTTTAAAGAGTTGGCTGAGAAAAAACAAGATTTGAAGAAATACTTACAATAG
- a CDS encoding DNA-binding protein → MSGEYDEELDELLKKRATEMQRRQLEERQRKAEIEAQKDAILRTILTPEARQRLTNVKLVRPELAEAIENQLIALAQSGRIQAQITDDELKQILAQLNSQTRKDYKITIKERGWK, encoded by the coding sequence ATAAGTGGAGAATATGATGAAGAATTAGATGAACTTCTGAAAAAAAGAGCAACAGAGATGCAAAGAAGACAATTAGAAGAAAGACAGAGAAAAGCTGAAATTGAAGCCCAAAAGGATGCTATATTAAGAACCATCTTAACGCCTGAGGCTAGGCAAAGACTTACTAATGTAAAACTAGTCAGACCTGAATTAGCAGAAGCAATAGAAAATCAGCTTATTGCGTTAGCACAATCAGGCAGAATTCAAGCACAAATAACTGATGATGAACTAAAACAAATATTAGCTCAACTTAACTCTCAAACCAGAAAAGATTATAAGATTACGATTAAAGAGAGAGGATGGAAATGA
- the rplX gene encoding 50S ribosomal protein LX (this protein is unique to archaeal ribosomes; function unknown) produces MTEVKIFMVRGTAIFSVSRFPTSQKFTKYVRALNEKQAIEYIYSQLGGKNKIKRYNIHIQEIKEVKEDEITDKTIRDLAKLDKIIM; encoded by the coding sequence ATGACTGAAGTAAAAATTTTCATGGTCAGAGGAACTGCCATATTTAGTGTGTCAAGATTTCCTACAAGTCAAAAATTCACAAAATATGTTAGAGCTTTAAATGAAAAACAAGCAATTGAATACATTTATAGTCAACTTGGTGGAAAAAATAAAATTAAACGATACAACATACACATACAAGAGATCAAAGAAGTTAAGGAAGATGAAATCACTGACAAGACAATAAGAGATTTAGCAAAGCTAGATAAAATTATAATGTGA